The Heterodontus francisci isolate sHetFra1 chromosome 31, sHetFra1.hap1, whole genome shotgun sequence genome segment GTGAGGTCTCATTCCTGCAGGTGGTAAATTGTTCTTAGAGTTTTTAAAATTTGATaacttctttctttctctttcgctctctcacccccaccctttctctcttcctttttcccacccccccaccagctctcataaagcctggctacccgacccaaacccaactggATCCAACTACATGTGTCGTGATTGGGTTGGGTCTATATTCCGTGTCCagccttcgggctcgggtcgggtcgggtcaggctggacactgctgcttccgggaagtcacgagaTCAGgcctacccatgattccccacaactccagctgcaggaatcgcctgctgccagaacggatgaTCGATATTCGTGTCGGCTCGGGCACGAAAGATATTGAagggcctgggtcaggttttaatttttatacccaagccaggcttttacCCTCTTGCTTACTCCTGtcctcctcaccctccctccctcccactccctccctccacaccctcactccctccccccccccacatccctccctccctccctccccccacaccctgactcactccctccccacacacaccctcccttcttccctcccccccccccccccccctcacccaccctcccttagcctcagtatcattctggtgaatctgtgctgcctgTCCTCCAGGGCCTGTATATCCTTGCTGAGATTTCCCATCACATTTTTAGAATGGGCATAAAGTAGTCGACCTCCTGCCTCCCTGACAACTCCATGTCTGGTTTTGAACTTGGAAAGTTGATTATATCCATCTACGTTGTCCCTGTTACACATCCTGCTGCACAAGCCTGGGTCACTGATTAAAGCAGTCAGGCTGTAACCAGCCCCTGCAGCACACACTGAGCTGGGTTAATTAAGAGGTGATGTTGAAATGTCACTTGCTTTCATCCTTCCAACAAAAACTTCAACATAGAAAAGCGCTCCAAGGTGTAATTAAAGGAAAATGGAGGGCTTTGTGCCTCAAATGTTTCATGGAGTCTTGTAATACAGAAGGAGtctattcagtccatcgtgcctgtgctagctgtttgaaagaactatccaattagtccactcccctgctcttactccatagccctgcaaatttttcctttttaagtatttatctactttccttttgaagttactattgaacctgcttcaaccaccctttcagtgcattccagattatcctaacacactgcattaaaaaaaaatctcatctcacctttgcctcttttgccaattactttaaatctgtgtgctcCCGTTGCTGACTCCCTCAccagagggaacagtttctcctcattgacTCTCAAGATCTGTCATGATTGTGAATATCTCCATCGAATCtctccttcaccttctctgctgcaagatgatcaatcccagtttctctagtctctccacgggACTGAACTCCCCCATCCCTGGTTCTGTTATAgtaaatctgcaccctctccaaggaccTAATTCAGGTGAAAAATAAATATTGGGGGTGGGGAATAAAGTCATGTATCTTATCGGCAAGCTGTCCTGCTTCCGGAAATTTCCAGTTCTGATCTATCGTGTTTCTCCCAAAGTATTGGTGCATGGTGGTGGTAAGAAGGGGAGTAGGTAGGTGTTGGAGAGAAGAAGAGAGTGATAAGGGGGCAATGGGTTGCAGTGATTGGGAGTGACTCTGTTGGTATGTTGATAGTATTTAAATCTCTCTGTACCCAATCAATATTCCACTCTTTGTTTCTTTGCAGCTTCCGAATGGTGTGACACAGAATCACATGGTGTACCAGGAGCGGTACAACAAACTCCAGGAGCACCTGCGCCAGCTCACTCTGCTCTTCAAGAAGCTGCGGTTGCTGTACGATAAATGTGGAGAGATGTGCGGGGTCACTGACGTCTCTGTAACAGAGGTACCTAGTGATGAGTACAGGCTTCTTTCTAATGGGTTCTCTTTTCAGTGCAAATAATGGGCCAAGAGAATTGTAATGAAATGTGGAATTAGTGCGCACCTCTCTCTTTAATTAATTAATCATCGCTGAACGAAGGGCAGGTTTTGGCCAGCCGAAGCCCAGCAGGGGTATGTTGGCCTTGGCGAGGGTACAGGGCAGATATTTCCGAGTGGTAGCAGGGCTTAAAAGATTACGTTTTGAGAACAGGTTTCACAAACTTGGTTTGTAGGAGAAGGTTGaggagtgatctgattgaggtgcttAAAATGATAGAGATTTCATGGAATAGATACAGAAAAACTATCCCCTCTGGTGGGGGAATGCAGAATAAGAGGACAtagctttaaaattagagctaggccattccaggttgatgtcaggaagcactttcacacaaagggtattggAAATCTAGGAACACTCTCTCCCAAAAGGCTCTGGATCCTAGGGGGTCAGTTGAAACTTTTGAGATTGTTAGAGTTTTGTTGGGACAGGGTATTCAGGAACATGGAAtaaaggtgagtaaatggagttgaggtacagatgggccatgatctaactgaatggcgcagCAAGCTTGTgtagctgaatggcctgctcctgttcccatGTGCCTTTACAAACCCTGCTGTCCGTTTTTTCTCTCCGCAGTTAATTCCTTTTGTGGGCGAGGAGCCCTTCAGACCTTCTGATTTTCCAAACGTTGGTGGTTTAGCAAACAAAGAGTGCCAGGAAATCCTCGAGGTAAAGTGCGCGTGCTCGCAGCTCTCTGATTTTGAAATCATTTCTGCATCATGCTCATAAAACGTGCAGTAGGCCTTTGGTTAAAATCACCTTGGGCAAAGCTCTGCCTCGGGAACCCCTAGACTCACTCCATCCAGCGTTTTTTAAATAATAGCGGCTAGCCCCAGGTGTACTCTGGTTCTCCGAACTTCCAGACGCACCATGAGGAAACCTTGTTTCACACAGCGAGTTATGATGTATTGGAATGCACTGAAATGTCAGGGTGAAAATTCAAAAGACAATGGGGTAAATAAGGGgtctgggattaattggatagcgctACCAAAAAGTCGGCAACAGGCacgctgggccgaatggcttcattctgtgctgatcattctgtgattctaattgTGAGGTTTAACTGCTAACCTGACCTGTTCTTTTTAAGGCCACTGTTTAAATACTGCTTGTGGGACTCCAGGTGACTTGTTGCTGCCTGTAAATTGCTTGTAAACAGTGAATGACTTTTTTTAACATCTGTATCAAAGTGAGTTGGCTGGAATATAATAAATGAGCTGGTGTCAATTGTGGTTGCTGTTCGTTGTGCTACAATTTGCATTAAATACAACAGATATTTCAATTTGACCAAATTGCAAAGGCAAACTCCTGAAACGAAAGCCTACTGGAGTGCTGTAGCATATAATTGTACACACCACGGGATTAAAATGTAAACGAATGGAGGAACATTAGCCAATACCTGAGTTTCCAGTGTTTTCTCAGGCAATCCGATATATCTTGGCACAAACATGAGAAACTCTCCCATAGAGATTGCACAATGCAGTTCAACATGAATGTGATACTGAGGGTGATGTCGTCTTTGAGATGAGgttttaaactgaagccccatctgccctctcgggtagacgcaaaagatcccatgacattatttccaAGGAGAGTAGGGgacttatccccagtgtcctggggccagtatttatccctcaaccaacatgttatttggtcactatctcattgctgtttgtgggaccttgctgtgtgcaaattgcatttccctacattacagcaatgattacatttcaaaagtacttcaattgttgtaaagcacattgggatgttttgAGATTATGAAAAATGCTTTTTAAATATCAATTCTTTCCCTTTTTTGCGTGCTCTTACTCCTCTTCGCCCTCTCTTCCCTTTCTTGCACACTGTCTCAGCCCTTTGTCTTTATATGATATATATTATTGAGGATGAAAAGCCAGGGATGCAAATCATATAGTGCAGGTTGCATAGTCAAACAGAGAAGATAAGCTAACTCCAGgagcttcatagaatcatagaaaagttacggcacagaaggaggccattcagcccatcatgtctgtgctggttgaaaaaactagccgcccaatctaatctcactatccagcacctggtccgtagtcttgcaggttacgataattcaggtgcatgtccaggtatcttttaaaagagttgagggtttctgcctccaccaccgttcctggcacccaccaccctctgggtgaaaatgtttttcttcttgtcccctctaatccttctaccaatcaccttttaAATCTGCAAATTATGCAACCAGACTTTCCTCCTTTTttttcctcctgttcccgtgtgccATTTATATTCTGTTCCATGTTTTTAGCTACTCTGTCATTCCAGGGAGGTGTCTATTCATTGTGCTTTGAGTTACAGTCCTGAGTTGAGCCAGTAGGTGATGGTATATAGAGGGTATGTATCTTGTCTGACTTACTGTTTAAGCTTGTTGATGAGAAAGTGGCATTTGgttcatcaaatctcctctctccagtacgTTAATTGAAATAACTACAGCTGTAGTCACACAATAATTAGAAACTGCTCAGTTTTTttacagaatagtccaggagttgAGTGTATTTACCAGAAATAGTAACCGGATGTTAATAGGTAgaaatttccccctctctctccctctttttcttttcCCTGCTCCTGTCCATCAGAATTCTATACTCAGATCAATAGATAAGTACAGTTTGACTCTAAGTTGAGTTGGGAACAGCAATGAACTGTTGCCTTATTCATATGCCTGCTGTATTACAAGTGTTAAACCACAGAAGGCCATGTTATGTTCTTGGTCTCTGTTAAATGTCAGATTACTTTTGTGTCTGTGCGCGATATCCACTCATATCGGACCTTGCGTAATTTATGTAAAAGGTTGCTCATTAAGTTCAGCTTTTCTTTAAATGCCAAGGACTCTTGTGCAATATGGACCTGAGCCAGATAAATCTCCAATTACTGGCTAATTCATGTCTGAAAGCAAATTGCAAATAATTAGTAAAAAGGTCAGTGCAATCATCATGGTGGAAAAAAAATTGCCAAATGTTACTAGATCCCAGTGTTGGTGCATCTGGGTAAGTTCATTAGACTGAAAGAGTGTATTTTGGGGTCAGATCTGGGGCTTCTAAGAACATCTGATCCATTGTTGTGTACAAAACAGTGTATTGTTTGAcggaagggacttcagttatgtggagagactggagaagctagggtgGTTGTTCTTagcgcagagaagattaaggggagatatgTTGAAAACATGTGGCTAAAAACTTTCAAGAGGAGGGGGAATGCCAACCGTTCCTGTTCTTAATACATTCTTTTCTTTGTTCTCCCAGAAACTGCATCAGAAGAACCAAGAACTGAAGCACATTATGGACCAGCTACGGAATCTCATATGGGACATCAATTCTATGCTGGCAATGAGGAACTAGGTTCAGGATGAAAATCCCATTTTGTTTCACAAACTGACCTCTCCATTTAGATCTTTTTTAAACACTGAAACCTTCAAGTATttggtgtattttttttttattgtttttgCACTGTATATATAACTTTTCTACATTTACAAAAAATGTATAATTTGTACACGagggggctggggggagggggtgggatggtAATTCATTTGACAGGTCAATAACTACTTTCTCCAGTAAATTTGTTCAGACGCCATGGGTCTCACTGAAACAACGTGTTGCGTTATTTTGGTGTGGGAAATGGTGATCCGATTCAGTCTCTCTTTGTGGGAGTTCTTGGCAACGTGGGGAAGGTCCAGGActcgggttgccaactctccagggcaGTCCCGGAGTCTGCAGGAATTGAAGATTGATCTCTAAAACACTGCTGGGGAACAACACCCAGGAGAAAATTTATCTGCACAATAAAGAAACTAGTGTGCTTCTTAAAATTTTCTTGAAATTGTCCTGTCTGACTTACTGTTTAAGTTTGTTGATGAGAAAGTGGCATTTGGTTCATCAAATCCCTCTCCAGTACAGTGAAATAACTACAGCTACAGTCACACAGTACACTTATTAGTTATTTAAAATAAAACACTGGAGACGGGCAAGTGGGATGGCTGAGTGTGTCAACGAGAGTCTCGGAACAGGAGTAGACAATGCATCTATACCCCCCCCCCCACGTCTTTcctgagtctgttctgccattcagttagatcatgggtgatctgtagCTTTTGACTCCAACCACCTgtgttggttctgtaacccttgccTAACTCAAATCTTTCAAATTGGTTTTAAAATTTTTAATTGGACCTCCCCAACCCCAAAACCTTTTTGAGGGAGACAGTTccaagatttccactcccctttgtgcgaAGAACTGCTTCCTGAAATCACCCTAaacgacctagctctaattttgagtCAATCTAACAATCTAAAGTaggacttctaaattggaagagggctacctTCAATGGGATGAAAGGGGATCTAGCCAAGGTGAAATGAAACCAAagtctgacaggaaaaactgtaacagaacaatgggggagaggtttcaggtacaggctaggtaaatTCCAACAAGGACGAAATATGTGGGAACCAaaaccagagctctctggatgaggaAGGAGATAGAGACTatgatgcatcatacaccctctttgttTCATGTCAGGTGAATTGTAGATGAGTTGAGATGGGAAGTGaagtggaaaataagactggcaaagagagagcagaagaatagaatggcagttaacataaaaggaaacccaaaactcTTCTAtcagtatgtaaatagtaagcaagtagtaagaggtagggtggggcctattagggacaaagcaggtaatatatgcttagagttgCAGGGCaggactagaatacttaatgagtaccttgaatcggtgtttactaaggaagaggatgctaactAAATATCGATAGAAGTGGAGATGgttgaggtaatggatggggtgaaaattgacagGCTGGCTGTGCTTCGAGTGGATAGTCAGCTGGTCTGGATGGGTTGTATTCCCAAAGGAACTGGGGGTGAAGATAGCAGAagcgtttgccataatcttccaaacttccctagatatgggggaggtgaagaggattgggaagtggcagatgtgacacctttgttcaagaaagggtgtaaggacattcccagtACCTACAGACTGGTCAATTTAACATCAGCGGTGGATAAGATTTTTGAAACAATAAAGGAAAGAATTAAcactcacttggagaggtttgaatgaattaaggagagccagtaaggatttgcaaaaggcagatctcgtttgactaatccaattgagtcttttgatgaagtaacagaggttgatgaagggaatgctattgtctgtatggattttaagaaagtgtgtgacaaagtaccacataaaaggctggttaacaaaattgaggctcatggaataggagggttagcttggataaaaatattggcttaaggacagtgtgttgtggtaaatggttgtttttcagactggagggtggttgacagtggtgttccccaagcgtcggtgctaggatcactgcttttttgattttatgtatataaatgacttggatatttgaATATGATGATATCagacttggagatgtggcagatagtgaggatgataccaatcgaatgCAACAGGAcatgggctagcagaatgagcagacaagtggaagTAGAGCATAGCTACCTAacacgaacccgacgggacccgacgacatgtgtcgggttcgggttgggtcgggtctggtCTGTCTTCTGGGTCCAaaatttgggctcgggtcaggttgggctggacatggacagagatcaggacaaacagaaatcGGAGGTGAGAAGAGTGGGGGGCGCGGTCGCAGTtggcggggcgggggtgggggggaagaaacTACAAGTTCCAACATAAAGCACccgagtgaaattaacccaaccctTTACGCTCAAATCTATCAAGTCTGGGAGAAACTGACAAGCCTGGGGAAGatgccagtaactgcagtaagtacagaaacatcaactgagtgcctgctttaatctatacttggcccaaggatttaaaattatctggaaatggggagattaaacttcccaacctgagttctctGTGGAGATATTTTTTTGTTAATGACATtggaacttgatacagttcagaagcttgtttgcTACGTTGCATGATTTGCTGAAGTGAATACTTTTTTTCCCGCGAGTGCTCAGAGTTACGGTgccttcgcctgtttgaaatcagtgtttgtttttttttcaaactttATGATAAGTGAACACAGGTACATCAACAACTGACACCTGTACTCGGTCACaggtctaaagcctggctacccgaccaaacctgaatatatgtgtcgggttcgggtcgggcatttaaaaaaattaaaggacttgggcttgggtcgggtttgggttggctgttgtcgggtcaggcctgggtcgggttttaattttatacccaagccaggctttaagtggaagatggaatttaatagagaagtgtgaggtgatgcattttggcagaagggatagggagaggcaatatagacgtattggcacatacgaacatatgaattaggagcaggagtaggccactcatccccctcgagtctgctctatcattcaataagttcatggctgaactgattactccacattaccacctccctccgataaccttccacccccttgcttatttagaatctatctacctctgccttaaaaatattcaaagactctgcttccaccgccttttgaggaagagagtttcaaagactcacgaacctgtgagagaaaaaaattctcctcatctctgtcttaaatgggcgacccattatttttaaacagtgacccctagttctagattctcccacaaaaggaaacatcctttccacatccaccctgtcaagatccctcaggatcatatgtggttcaatcaagtcacctcttactcttaattccagcagatacaagcctagcctgcccaatctttcctcctaagctaaccaacccacccattccagctattagtctagtaaaccgtctctgaactgcttccaatgcatttacatccttaaataaggagaccaatactgtacacagtactccagatgtggtctcaccaatgctctgtatagctgaagcgtaacctccctacttttgtattcaattcccctcgcaataaaaataacattctattagctttcctaattacgtgctgtgcctgcatactaaccttttacgattcatgcactaggatacccagatccctctgcatctcagagttctgcaatctctcaccatttagataatatgcttctttattcttcTTAAATTCAGTTTGAAAGAGTGTGTAGGGACAGAaggacattggggggggggggtgcaggtgcatcaatctttgaaggtggtaagacatattgagacagtggttagcaaagcatatggggtattgggcttcataaataaaggcatagagtgcaaaagcagggaagttatgctgaac includes the following:
- the zgc:114119 gene encoding mediator of RNA polymerase II transcription subunit 30-like — translated: MTALPGAGPRIPGLHSQPATPVHPAAPVNPQQPQSALREITCVTLCKVGQETVQDIVARTMDIFHMLRATQLPNGVTQNHMVYQERYNKLQEHLRQLTLLFKKLRLLYDKCGEMCGVTDVSVTELIPFVGEEPFRPSDFPNVGGLANKECQEILEKLHQKNQELKHIMDQLRNLIWDINSMLAMRN